A window of the Dictyostelium discoideum AX4 chromosome 4 chromosome, whole genome shotgun sequence genome harbors these coding sequences:
- a CDS encoding RA domain-containing protein, whose protein sequence is MLEKFDYELIKSAGNNDIKKLREMLDCGVDINMKEADKGTTAIHIACTRGHKQAIEVLVSRGVDVNVQDNRGVTPLHSLVNSRYDILALWLIRHGAKINIPDNNNFSAYDLAHGWFQKEMVLASEGKTSQSEEKLEEQQKEMKQKQEQYQKQVSTLREKMSTIDVSTSTTTTMASSANFGASSGYDTIRGGVLLNSSEVLKVFFRNESYKSIKVSSTDTARELCKRMVEKFNMPSYDKCFDIVETIKGKSRFLQPTDLLLQSKSKWPVIVGTSGNETHLHCYFSCVIRKTAPPECVEQFQKII, encoded by the exons atgttagaaaaatttgattatgaattaattaaatcagcaggaaataatgatataaagaaattaaggGAAATGTTAGATTGTGGAGTTGATATAAATATGAAAGAAGCAGATAAAGGTACAACAGCAATACATATAGCATGTACAAGAGGACATAAACAAGCTATTGAGGTATTGGTATCACGTGGTGTTGATGTCAATGTTCAAGATAATAGAGGTGTTACACCATTACATTCATTAGTTAATAGTAGATATGACATTTTAGCATTATGGTTAATTCGTCATGGTGCTAAAATCAATATAcccgataataataatttctcaGCCTATGATTTAGCACATGGTTGGTTTCAAAAGGAGATGGTTTTAGCATCTGAGGGTAAAACATCCCAAAGTGAAGAGAAACTTgaagaacaacaaaaagaaatgaaaCAAAAACAAGAACAATATCAAAAACAAGTTTCAACATTGCGTGAAAAAATGTCAACAATTGAtgtatcaacatcaacaacaacaacaatggCATCATCAGCAAATTTTGGAGCATCTTCAGGTTATGATACAATTAGAGGTggtgttttattaaattcttcagaagttttaaaagttttcTTTAGAAATGAATcttataaatcaattaaagtttCAAGTACTGATACTGCAAGAGAATTATGTAAAAGAATGGTTGAAAAATTCAATATGCCATCTTATGATAAATgttttgatattgttgaaaCAATAAAAGGaaaat cTCGTTTTTTACAACCAacagatttattattacaatcaaaatcaaaatggcCAGTAATTGTTGGTACATCTGGAAATGAAACTCATTTACATTGTTATTTCTCCTGTGTAATTAGAAAAACTGCACCACCAGAATGTGTTGAACAATtccaaaaaattatttaa
- a CDS encoding hypothetical protein (Non-transporter ABC protein AbcF2) → MECIDSLALAINSFPGGMILVSHDFRLISQVAKEIWVCDNKTITKWPLEITSYNNYFKVQMRDLTKQSSLASLKK, encoded by the coding sequence ATGGAATGTATTGATAGTTTAGCTTTGGCCATCAATTCTTTCCCCGGAGGCATGATATTAGTATCTCACGATTTTAGATTAATCTCTCAAGTTGCAAAAGAAATTTGGGTTTGtgataataaaactattactAAATGGCCACTTGAAATCACAAGCTACAATAATTACTTTAAGGTTCAAATGAGAGATCTTACAAAGCAATCTTCATTAgcatcattaaaaaaataa